Below is a genomic region from Syngnathus typhle isolate RoL2023-S1 ecotype Sweden linkage group LG3, RoL_Styp_1.0, whole genome shotgun sequence.
ACTCAAGGTTTTTTGTCATCTACCATCCTATTATTCGTGAACCCCTTGTACTCATTGTATATTACTAAAACATGACTGGAGAGAGTGAGGCACAAGGATGACGCACCCTACCAGTATTTTTATGTTGCCTGCGTAGCATGCCTCTTGTGGGACGTTAAGAACGCTTTTTCATGGACTAACGCAAAGCGAACCCGCTGGCCTCGTTTATTCAACGCAGCTCTCCTTCATAATCCCCGTTGCAATTGTCAACACTGTGCGAGTGTTCACTCTAGTACTTTGCATGCTTCTagttctggggaaaaaaaatgtcatccgAGGTTCTGACTGAATTACGTAAATGACTAATATGATGATTTATTATGGGCAGTGCACACGCTCTGAGAGTTTGATTGGTCCACTGTGACATAATTTCATGGGTCAAATAAGACTATCGGTAAATCTTTTGGCAGCCTGAAGCTCTTTACTAAAAATCTATAAATTAACGGCATCACATTTAAGGCCGCAGCCTTCAACGCATGTGATTAAGTAATTATAATCCAGAAATAACTGTACATTGCTTTAATAGCGGCAACCCTGTGTTTTTGAATTGCTGTCAAAATTCTACAGTTTCCGACTATCTGCGAGgcattgatgatgtgaatgTAAACAGCTAACCGAGTGTTATTTTATAATTGCTATTTCAAATATCAGTAAGCAATATacagtacagtgatccctcgtttatcggggataattggttccaaaaaccacccgcgataagtgaaatccgcgaagtacggtcaccatcaagaagtactgggcaggctaacgagttagcggaaagatgctaatttgtgatcgtgctaacacgcgaaaacggacttctaaaggaatgtaaacgaacatttggagcaatactccattgtcctaaaggttagacacgtttcttcaatttagaagttttattttgacttttaaattgttttttaatttggaaaaaaaaatccgcgatgtagtgaagccgcgataaacgaaacgcaaagtagcgagggatcactgtacttcAGTAATCTGCCCCCTGCATGTATTGAGGAGAAATGATTGTCAGTATTACATAAATTGGCACTTCTTTCCTCTTCCAGGCTTATGAGCGCCGGTTCCCCACATGTCACCTTATCCCCATGTTTGTGGCAAGCGACGTGGTCGATGAAGAGACAAGTGAGGATAGATCTACTCATAAAATTGAGCGGCGCTGTGCCCTGGATGTGGACGCCCCGCGCCTTCTCAAACGGGTAATGTACCTATCACACTACCACTAATTGACACCGTAAATTGAATTGGCTGTCATAAAGATCATCTTCTGAACTTTAAATAACTATACTTTGGACTTTGTTACTCTACAGTATGTATTGGCAGTACCTTTGAAGCTGTCACTCTATAAAGATTGTTTGTGTCTGGTTTGCAGATTGCTGGTGTCGACTATGTCTACTTCATCCAGAAGAATACACTCAATCGAAAGGAGCGGACACTTCACATTGAATCGCATAACGAGACCTTCTCCAACAGGGTCATCATCCATGAGATCTGCTGCTACTCTGTAAATACACCTGCATATTCTAGTGTGCCTTAATAAGATGTGGTTTACACATTTTGGAAATCCATCAGTTCCCCTGGACTGAAAGCTCTGTAATAGTGATCTGAAACCAGTATACATCCACCGTTGGATGATCTGTGAGTTCAAATGTACTCCTCAATGAATGAGCATGCACAGGTGCACTGAGCTAAAGAGGTCAAGGACGTTGGGCTTGCAGCCAGTTATTCAGGGCTCTAATTTTAGCTTCAACGCTCCGCAGTGGTTCTTATTGTGCACGTTAACACAGTGTTAGGAGTAACTTAGCTGGACAGCCTAATTACACAACGCTAATGGACCTGGCTAAAGCGGAAATGTTTTCGTTGCCAAGGGGGATGAAGCTACTGAGTGTCTTGGATTTGCCACATGAattttgatgcttttttttttttattctggatTACATGACAAAAGCGTTCCCTGATTATATGAAACACGACAAAGCTATCATAAATATGCTTGAATTTGTTGTTGGATATAAAATATCATTTTGCTCTTTGCCTAGGATTGTGATCTTTAAATGATGCTTCATTGCCTCCCATGTTGAATGCTGATGAATGTTTATCCAGTACATTCTCATTTGTTTGACCTGTGTTTTAACCGCCAAAGTTGTCATTTGGGTTGGCTAATTTTATATGAATAGGCTGACACAAGCATACTTCAATTCACAATGCAGCGCAAATACTTCTCTTTGTGCATCATGTTCTAGTGAAGTCAAGTGATTCATTGTTACAATAGCAGCAAAGCTCCCCTTTTTTTACTCATGTACTGTGTATGTTCTCACATTTTCCAGGTTCACCCCGAGAATGAAGACTGGACTTGTTTTGAGCAGTCTGCCAGTCTTGACATCAAGTCTTTCTTTGGCTTTGAGAGCACAGTGGAAAAGATTGCAATGAAACAATATGCCAGCAGCATCAAAAaggtgtttattttttcagaaTGATGTTGACCAACTTCTTGGTGCTGCATCGATGCGGTAGTTCTTTTCCAAGGATATATAAATATGCTTGGGTTTTTCCTCTGTGGTCAATAGgcctttggatttttttttctattcgatTAGATCATCATTAGATCATTGCATATCCTCAATTGAATAATGCACTACACAAGAAGGCATATCAGTCCTCTGCTAGACCCGTAGTAGGCAATTTCATTCTTTCAGTTTTTACTTGGAATTTTCTAACGTCATaactttattgtttttcttttccagggAAAGGAAATTATAGAGTACTACCTAAAGGAGCTAGAAGATGATGGGATCACTCATGTGCCACGATGGAGTCCAACCTCTCTCCCTCTGCCTCCCACCAGACCAACCAGTCTCTTTAGCAGCCCACCTCCTGACCCCAAGGAACCTGTCACTGCCGCTGTTCCCATCCCTCTGACCAGTGATGCCATGGACAGCACCTCTCAGGATGCTAAGCAGGACAGCGCCGGCCTTCAGGCAGATATTTTAACCGAGGTTCTGGCTGGCACACCGGAAGGTCTGTTTCGCTGATAATTGAAATATGAGTGGCTGGCCACTCGAAATAATTGAATTAGTGCTTTCTGCGAACTGTAATTAGACATGTCATGTCAATTAGGCAATTTGAggtgtgatttgtttttttttgttttgcatttacAGATAAACTGGATGCTGATTATATCAAACGCTATCTTGGTGATCTTACACCCCTGCAGGAAAGCTGTCTCATTAGACTTCGTAAATGGCTGCAGGAGACCCACAAGGGAAAGGTGACATGCAACTTTGCACAGGTTGTGTATTTGCAGGAATATAATCCACCAAAACAATTTGTAAATAATTGCTGATAATCTGAGGTTCTTTTATAGTATCATTAGAAATGCAAGTTAATTGGTCTAGGTGTATATTTTGATCCATTACTTTACAATATCTTGCCGCCATCTTTATTTCAGATTCCCAAGGATGAACACATCCTGCGATTCTTACGGGCCAGGGATTTCAACATGGACAAGGCTCGTGAAATTTTGTGCCAGTCGCTGACCTGGAGGAAGCAGCACCAAGTAGACTATCTTCTTGAGACATGGAGTTCACCACAAGTCCTTCAGGACTATTACACGGGGGGTTGGCACCACCATGACCGAGGTAGGTTTAAACATCCAACCCTGCTGTTTACACATCCATGATTTATGTTGGCTAGTCTTGCAAAGCTAGCCAAGATCTTTGCTCTCGGGTTTCTTTTAGACTCGGGTTACATGGTAATGAACTCAACCCTGGTTAGATCACAACCGTTCAGAACACATTTCAGCATACATTTTTCATCATACACCTTGGCTTCGGTATATAGTGTCACATCCTGTGTAAAATTTATTTTTGTAGTCTGACTTCTGTTCCCAGACGAGTGTGCAGATAAAGTTTGTGTTTCAGGTTCACAAAAGATTTTCTATGTCTACATAACAGAAGAGAGGGTGGCTGTACTGATTCACACTCAGCGGTTTAATATACAACCTTGTAAACTGTAATAATGCTGCAAGTCAGTTTAACGTCTATTATTCTATATTGTCTCTTCTAGATGGTCGGCCTTTGTACGTCCTGAGACTTGGCCAGATGGACACCAAAGGACTGGTCCGAGCTCTTGGAGAAGAATCTCTGCTTAGACATGTATGCACAGTACTTACGTTGCATTAACTGTTCACATAACATTTCATGTTAATTCCCGATGTAAACCATTCAGATTACAAGTGAGGTAATTAAAGTCCAGTGTCTCAAAGGAGACACGCTTTTTCAAATCATAGCATACACACAGTTGCCTTCTATAAATAGTGCACCTAAAATGTATCCAGCGTGCTTATAGAGTTGCTAAATTTTTGAAATGTCACAATCATTTTCTGGTCTGTTCATTTTTAGGTGCTATCTATCAACGAGGAGGGGCTGAGACGCTGCGAAGAGAACACAAAGGTGTTTGGTCGTCCCATCAGGTGAACTGAGTTAAAATGACACCAAGTCAGATTTGTTTTGGAGAATGTAGTTGGCTTGTAATTAGCTTTTATGCTCACTTCCATAGCTGGCATGCACTCTATGAGCCAGTCCAGTACAGTCAATCGTATATTCAGCAGAATGAAGACAATCAAGCATTTTAGTTGACAAGTGGGCTGATGCAGCCCATGGTGGGAAGAGTGAGGGCAAGGAATGAAGATGGTATCATTCAGGCATCTCAGCAGGAGGCTCGGGCAGGGATCTGAGCCACATTGGATGGCACATTAACtatgaatagctgttgtactgCACTGGCAAAGAACTAGACAGGAGGATGTCAAGGCAGCCAGAGAGGGAGTCTAGAATTAGCATTCATTGCTGTCACCACTCAACTCGCACGTTCTAAGTAGTTGCTTATCGGTGTGCGCTTTTGTCGACTCCTTCTGTGCGCAGTTGCTGGACATGTCTCGTGGATCTGGAGGGTCTAAACATGCGTCACCTGTGGCGACCAGGAGTCAAGGCCCTGTTGAGGATTATTGAGGTTGTAGAGGCCAACTATCCAGAGACGCTGGGACGGCTGCTTATCTTGAGAGCTCCCAGAGTCTTCCCAGTCCTTTGGACTCTGGTGAGCAATGGCAACCACTGGCTCTTGGAATTATAGAAAGCTATATTGAAGAATGAGTTCATACTTCAATGTTCAATAATCTCAGTGTTCTACATTCTCATTTCACAAACATGATTTATAGATTtgagcgtaaaaaaaaaaaaaacatttacagaaAAATGTTAGTGAGCACATTCTGTGTAGATGTTTTTTGCCTTCTCTCTGTATCCAGCCAGTTTGGTCACCATGTAACCTGATAAACACTGTGATGTTTCCTGACTTTAGGTGAGTCCATTCATCGACGAAAACACACGCAAGAAGTTCTTAATCTATGCAGGAAACGATTACCAGGGCCCCGGCGGCCTGGTGGACTACATAGACAAGGAGATTATCCCTGACTTCCTGGGCGGCGAGTGTATGGTGAGTTGAGAGTCACGCATTAAAGAATTTGGTTAGATTCTAAGATTGCCTTTACTGACCTAGTTTAATGCGTGGTTGCACACGTGCGCTCTCTCTATAGTGCGAGGTACCTGAGGGTGGCCTGGTCCCAAAATCGATGTACCGCACTCCAGAGGAGCTTGAGAATGAAGATGTTCGTCTATGGACTGAGACAATCTACCAAAGCGCCAGCATCTTCAAGGGAGCTCCACATGAGGTGAGACCGAGTTGCACAACCATAACAAGAGGATGAAAGTGATGAGACTCTTCATTTTCTCATTTCATGAGTTTATTAAGCAACCCAATCTGACAAACAACATAAATATGTAatacctatttttttttgtgctcaagGCAACCAAGGCAAGAGACAATCTACCAAAGCGCTTAAAAGTGATATGTAGGCCAGGACAAGAGCAAGCAACGTGCTGCCTAGATTTAGTTTTGTTGAAAggtctgccatcttgtggctaaAACCTGTCAACTGTATCATTTATGTCCTTCATGCAATACTCTTATATGGCATGACTATGGAACATACCTGCTCTCATATAACAGGATTTTACcaaagcaaataaataattgtCGCCCAAAGCCACCCTCCTTGTACATACATAACAAAATATTCATCATGTCTTCCTTCCACTTGAGAGGGACTCTCGAATGGCGTTATATAATTTGAAAGTTATTTATTCTTTCCTAATGTTCTTCTTTTAAACAGCTCCTGATTGAGATCATTGACGCCTCCTCAGTCATCACGTGGGACTTTGACGTGTGTAAAGGTGATGTGGTGTTCAACATCTACCACTCCAAGCGTGCCCCACAGCCACCGCGTAAAGACCCGCTGGGAGCTCATGGGATCACCTCCCCAGGTGGCAACAATGTGCAACTCATAGACAAGTCATGGACGCTGGGGCAAGATTACAGTATGGTCGAGTCCCCGCTGACCTGCAAGGAAGGAGAAAGTGTGCAGGTAAGGTTTTGAGAATCTAGGGTTTAATCAATAAATCTGGTAGTacccttttttctttcctaatTTGTCTGACACACCCCTGTGCTTTGTTTAGGGCTCCCATATTACACGCTGGCCAGGTTTCTACATCCTCCAATGGAAGTTCCACAACATGCCGGCCTGCTCGGCCACCAATCTGCCTCGGGTAGACGATGTGCTGGCTACGCTGCAAGTTTCCTCGCACAAGTGTAAAGTCATGTACTACACCGAGGTGTTGGGCTCGGAGGACTTCAGGTTGGTAACCGAACCAGTTGGCCTTTTTCATTGAAATGATTGAACCTCAATTCTATATTGAGTTCAACTTTTCCATCCCGAGATCTTGCAGTTTTCCTATTCACCGCACATATTGCAAGAACTACGTATATTATCCTTGAGTATTGAAATGAGGATGCTTACTTTCCCAGACtttcttttatattcttttttttctgtcaaacacatttctgttcttttttgtcCTCCCCCTCCTGCCTCTCTGTCTTCTTCCTGTGAAGAATGGCTTGCTGCGACGTGCAGAGTTTGTAAGTGGCGCAGTGGTTGCCCCTTTTCCTTTAGCACTACCCCGTCGTCATTTCCGCTTTTGGCCCACCCCCATGGCAGCTGGCTAGGGCAATCACAATGTCCTGAGCACAGTGGGGCTTTGAGCCTGTTGACTATCGCTCTGCTTGCATGACTAACAATACTAGCAATCATTGGCCTTATTTGAAGTCTTGAAACTACTACTTACTATTCTTTTCCTAATGCAATATGGATTCAAGAACTGCTAAAACTGCACTAGCTGTTTTGTGTTGTAGTCTTTTACTACAGATATGATCGCAACATCTTAAACATTTTGTTTAAGAAAGTGTTGAACTTTTTTGGGGTGTGTTGACGACTCAAATAAGCTTATATTGAATGTATAAACAACTGGTGCGCTTGGAATGGAATGGATTTTGCGGCCATGTTCACCTGACAAACATTCTAAACTGCAAtgactgtatttttgttttttaatggaatCCAATTCCACCTTTATCGGCGTGGCATACTGTACATAATTAGTCAGCATTAGGATGTGTTTGTGGTTTTCCACAAGCGACACAACATGCAAAGAGTTAAGGTAGACTCAGCCTTCTACCATGTAACGCCTGGAACAAGACATGGCCCTTTCTTATTCCGTGTCATACACAGTAAAACAACTTAGTGTAGTTGAGCTGATACACTGTTATTGTGGCCTCTGTTAGGCTctaaagcagtgtttcccaacctgtTTTCATCCAcgccacaccttttcattggaaaaaatctcgaggcacaTCACCAACAAAAGTCTGTTGTTACACCAGGTTCTATATTCAAATTAGTTACGTTACGACGAAAGACTTTGTGAAATGCTATATAAAGTCCTACTTGTGTAGAGAgttgaataattattttttttaatgctatttatttttcctaataaaagtgaataaataataaatataaaagttaatacaagttttttttttaaaagtttttttgacAGCGcaaggaataaactattgaaagtgattgtgattaaaatccaaaagaatcaacataACCGTGTTTACTGTT
It encodes:
- the si:dkey-237i9.1 gene encoding SEC14-like protein 1 isoform X3; the protein is MVQKYQSPVRVYKYPFELVMAAYERRFPTCHLIPMFVASDVVDEETSEDRSTHKIERRCALDVDAPRLLKRIAGVDYVYFIQKNTLNRKERTLHIESHNETFSNRVIIHEICCYSVHPENEDWTCFEQSASLDIKSFFGFESTVEKIAMKQYASSIKKGKEIIEYYLKELEDDGITHVPRWSPTSLPLPPTRPTSLFSSPPPDPKEPVTAAVPIPLTSDAMDSTSQDAKQDSAGLQADILTEVLAGTPEDKLDADYIKRYLGDLTPLQESCLIRLRKWLQETHKGKVTCNFAQIPKDEHILRFLRARDFNMDKAREILCQSLTWRKQHQVDYLLETWSSPQVLQDYYTGGWHHHDRDGRPLYVLRLGQMDTKGLVRALGEESLLRHVLSINEEGLRRCEENTKVFGRPISCWTCLVDLEGLNMRHLWRPGVKALLRIIEVVEANYPETLGRLLILRAPRVFPVLWTLVSPFIDENTRKKFLIYAGNDYQGPGGLVDYIDKEIIPDFLGGECMCEVPEGGLVPKSMYRTPEELENEDVRLWTETIYQSASIFKGAPHELLIEIIDASSVITWDFDVCKGDVVFNIYHSKRAPQPPRKDPLGAHGITSPGGNNVQLIDKSWTLGQDYSMVESPLTCKEGESVQGSHITRWPGFYILQWKFHNMPACSATNLPRVDDVLATLQVSSHKCKVMYYTEVLGSEDFRGSMTSLESSHSGFSQLSAATTSSNQSQSSSMISR
- the si:dkey-237i9.1 gene encoding SEC14-like protein 1 isoform X1; the protein is MVQKYQSPVRVYKYPFELVMAAYERRFPTCHLIPMFVASDVVDEETSEDRSTHKIERRCALDVDAPRLLKRIAGVDYVYFIQKNTLNRKERTLHIESHNETFSNRVIIHEICCYSVHPENEDWTCFEQSASLDIKSFFGFESTVEKIAMKQYASSIKKGKEIIEYYLKELEDDGITHVPRWSPTSLPLPPTRPTSLFSSPPPDPKEPVTAAVPIPLTSDAMDSTSQDAKQDSAGLQADILTEVLAGTPEDKLDADYIKRYLGDLTPLQESCLIRLRKWLQETHKGKVTCNFAQIPKDEHILRFLRARDFNMDKAREILCQSLTWRKQHQVDYLLETWSSPQVLQDYYTGGWHHHDRDGRPLYVLRLGQMDTKGLVRALGEESLLRHVLSINEEGLRRCEENTKVFGRPISCWTCLVDLEGLNMRHLWRPGVKALLRIIEVVEANYPETLGRLLILRAPRVFPVLWTLVSPFIDENTRKKFLIYAGNDYQGPGGLVDYIDKEIIPDFLGGECMCEVPEGGLVPKSMYRTPEELENEDVRLWTETIYQSASIFKGAPHELLIEIIDASSVITWDFDVCKGDVVFNIYHSKRAPQPPRKDPLGAHGITSPGGNNVQLIDKSWTLGQDYSMVESPLTCKEGESVQGSHITRWPGFYILQWKFHNMPACSATNLPRVDDVLATLQVSSHKCKVMYYTEVLGSEDFRMACCDVQSLGSMTSLESSHSGFSQLSAATTSSNQSQSSSMISR
- the si:dkey-237i9.1 gene encoding SEC14-like protein 1 isoform X4; amino-acid sequence: MVQKYQSPVRVYKYPFELVMAAYERRFPTCHLIPMFVASDVVDEETSEDRSTHKIERRCALDVDAPRLLKRIAGVDYVYFIQKNTLNRKERTLHIESHNETFSNRVIIHEICCYSVHPENEDWTCFEQSASLDIKSFFGFESTVEKIAMKQYASSIKKGKEIIEYYLKELEDDGITHVPRWSPTSLPLPPTRPTSLFSSPPPDPKEPVTAAVPIPLTSDAMDSTSQDAKQDSAGLQADILTEVLAGTPEDKLDADYIKRYLGDLTPLQESCLIRLRKWLQETHKGKIPKDEHILRFLRARDFNMDKAREILCQSLTWRKQHQVDYLLETWSSPQVLQDYYTGGWHHHDRDGRPLYVLRLGQMDTKGLVRALGEESLLRHVLSINEEGLRRCEENTKVFGRPISCWTCLVDLEGLNMRHLWRPGVKALLRIIEVVEANYPETLGRLLILRAPRVFPVLWTLVSPFIDENTRKKFLIYAGNDYQGPGGLVDYIDKEIIPDFLGGECMCEVPEGGLVPKSMYRTPEELENEDVRLWTETIYQSASIFKGAPHELLIEIIDASSVITWDFDVCKGDVVFNIYHSKRAPQPPRKDPLGAHGITSPGGNNVQLIDKSWTLGQDYSMVESPLTCKEGESVQGSHITRWPGFYILQWKFHNMPACSATNLPRVDDVLATLQVSSHKCKVMYYTEVLGSEDFRGSMTSLESSHSGFSQLSAATTSSNQSQSSSMISR
- the si:dkey-237i9.1 gene encoding SEC14-like protein 1 isoform X2 — its product is MVQKYQSPVRVYKYPFELVMAAYERRFPTCHLIPMFVASDVVDEETSEDRSTHKIERRCALDVDAPRLLKRIAGVDYVYFIQKNTLNRKERTLHIESHNETFSNRVIIHEICCYSVHPENEDWTCFEQSASLDIKSFFGFESTVEKIAMKQYASSIKKGKEIIEYYLKELEDDGITHVPRWSPTSLPLPPTRPTSLFSSPPPDPKEPVTAAVPIPLTSDAMDSTSQDAKQDSAGLQADILTEVLAGTPEDKLDADYIKRYLGDLTPLQESCLIRLRKWLQETHKGKIPKDEHILRFLRARDFNMDKAREILCQSLTWRKQHQVDYLLETWSSPQVLQDYYTGGWHHHDRDGRPLYVLRLGQMDTKGLVRALGEESLLRHVLSINEEGLRRCEENTKVFGRPISCWTCLVDLEGLNMRHLWRPGVKALLRIIEVVEANYPETLGRLLILRAPRVFPVLWTLVSPFIDENTRKKFLIYAGNDYQGPGGLVDYIDKEIIPDFLGGECMCEVPEGGLVPKSMYRTPEELENEDVRLWTETIYQSASIFKGAPHELLIEIIDASSVITWDFDVCKGDVVFNIYHSKRAPQPPRKDPLGAHGITSPGGNNVQLIDKSWTLGQDYSMVESPLTCKEGESVQGSHITRWPGFYILQWKFHNMPACSATNLPRVDDVLATLQVSSHKCKVMYYTEVLGSEDFRMACCDVQSLGSMTSLESSHSGFSQLSAATTSSNQSQSSSMISR